One part of the Ralstonia pickettii genome encodes these proteins:
- the greB gene encoding transcription elongation factor GreB — translation MNKAFVREDSGDDEDDLPEGAAPLPPGSKNYITPAGYERLRSELMHLIDTERPEVVGIVSWAASNGDRSENGDYLYGKKRLREIDRRIRFLTRRIEKAEVVDASLQGDNDQIFFGATVTYANQRGEEKTITIVGMDEVDLDIGHVSWISPIARALIKARVGDTVPLRTPTGVEQIDILEVKYPPRTA, via the coding sequence ATGAACAAGGCTTTCGTCCGGGAAGATTCCGGCGATGACGAAGACGATCTCCCCGAGGGCGCTGCGCCCTTGCCGCCCGGTTCCAAGAACTACATCACGCCTGCGGGCTACGAGCGCTTGCGTAGCGAACTGATGCACCTGATCGACACAGAGCGGCCCGAAGTGGTCGGCATCGTGTCATGGGCCGCATCCAATGGCGATCGCTCGGAAAACGGCGACTACCTGTACGGCAAGAAGCGCCTGCGCGAGATCGATCGACGCATCCGCTTTCTCACGCGCCGTATCGAGAAGGCCGAGGTTGTGGACGCCAGCTTGCAGGGCGACAACGATCAGATCTTCTTTGGCGCGACGGTTACCTACGCCAACCAGCGTGGTGAAGAGAAGACGATCACCATCGTCGGCATGGACGAGGTGGATCTGGACATCGGGCACGTGAGCTGGATCTCGCCGATTGCGCGTGCGCTCATCAAGGCGCGCGTGGGCGATACGGTGCCGCTGCGCACGCCCACAGGTGTCGAGCAGATCGACATCCTCGAAGTCAAATATCCGCCGCGCACCGCCTGA
- a CDS encoding RelA/SpoT family protein — translation MPSSASGSGPASPRTGAPNLPDPRGADLVGERAALPPKSHKAASADVPAQAAKPEGGDTLFIDAVLEQTYRHLFGPTSQPAAPPRQQVVSISGLTEKLSYLKPADLKLVKEAFHFSDEAHLGQYRQSGEPYITHPVAVAEICAGWKLDVQSIMAALLHDVIEDQGVTKSELAEKFGPKVAELVDGLTKLDKLEFQSREQAQAESFRKMLLAMARDVRVILVKLADRTHNMRTLDHVPPEKRRRIAGETMEIYAPIAHRLGLNTTYRELQELSFRIGSPFRYATLEKAVKAARGNRREVVSRILETAQRALTDAGIPAEMTGREKTLYSIYRKMHDKQLSFSQVLDVYGFRVVVDTQMQCYMTMGALHSLYKPMPGKFKDYIAIPKINGYQSLHTTLVGPFGTPVEFQIRTREMNQIAEAGVAAHWMYKQHHDEPDRAQQQAHQWLQSLLDIQSQTGDSQEFLEHVKIDLFPDAVYVFTPKGEIRALPRGATALDFAYAVHSDLGNQCVAVKINNELLPLRTELKNGDIVEVVTAPYSKPNPAWLTFVRTGKARAAIRHFLKTAKLDEAIQLGERLLEQALRQIGIDMKAVSAQVWERVVQWTGNKAREDVFADLALGRRVAAVVARRLEILLQEGGHEGDEALMAAVHTFAGDEAPAVTVSGDEGMAMVFSPCCRPIPGDPIVGYIGKGEGLQIHVQECRVAKRLHGKDPEHWIDVMWAEHTTRAFDVSIKVLVRNTKGILARVAADLTSADANVAHVSMEQEGYQEATYMTFLIQVHDRVHLADVMRALRRNPDVIRIARDRGGD, via the coding sequence ATGCCGTCATCCGCTTCCGGCTCCGGCCCCGCGTCGCCCCGTACGGGCGCGCCGAACTTGCCTGATCCGCGTGGTGCCGACCTGGTAGGGGAGCGGGCAGCCCTGCCGCCCAAGTCGCACAAGGCTGCAAGCGCCGACGTGCCTGCGCAGGCAGCCAAGCCGGAGGGCGGCGACACGCTATTCATCGATGCGGTGCTGGAGCAGACCTATCGGCATTTGTTCGGCCCGACCTCGCAGCCGGCGGCACCGCCGCGCCAGCAGGTCGTCTCCATTTCGGGGCTGACCGAAAAGCTGTCGTATCTGAAGCCGGCCGACCTGAAGCTGGTGAAGGAAGCCTTCCACTTTTCCGACGAAGCGCATCTCGGGCAGTACCGCCAGAGCGGCGAGCCGTACATCACGCATCCCGTGGCCGTGGCAGAGATTTGCGCGGGCTGGAAGCTGGATGTGCAATCGATCATGGCAGCGCTGCTGCACGATGTGATCGAAGACCAGGGCGTGACCAAGAGCGAACTGGCCGAGAAGTTCGGCCCCAAGGTCGCAGAACTGGTCGACGGCCTGACCAAGTTGGACAAACTCGAATTCCAGAGCCGCGAGCAGGCGCAAGCCGAGAGCTTCCGCAAGATGCTGCTCGCGATGGCGCGCGATGTGCGCGTGATTCTCGTCAAGTTGGCCGATCGCACGCACAACATGCGCACGCTCGACCACGTGCCGCCGGAGAAGCGGCGCCGCATTGCCGGCGAGACGATGGAGATTTATGCCCCGATCGCGCACCGCCTCGGCCTGAATACGACGTATCGGGAGTTGCAGGAACTGAGTTTCCGTATCGGTTCGCCGTTCCGGTATGCCACGCTCGAGAAAGCGGTGAAGGCCGCGCGCGGCAATCGACGCGAAGTCGTGAGCCGCATTCTCGAAACGGCCCAGCGTGCGCTGACCGACGCTGGCATTCCGGCCGAGATGACCGGGCGCGAAAAAACGCTGTACAGCATCTACCGCAAGATGCACGACAAGCAGTTGTCGTTTTCGCAGGTGCTGGACGTGTATGGATTCCGCGTGGTGGTCGACACGCAGATGCAGTGCTACATGACGATGGGTGCGCTGCACAGTCTGTACAAGCCGATGCCCGGCAAGTTCAAGGATTACATCGCCATCCCCAAGATCAACGGTTATCAGTCGTTGCACACGACGCTGGTGGGCCCGTTCGGTACGCCGGTCGAGTTCCAGATCCGCACGCGCGAGATGAACCAGATTGCGGAAGCCGGCGTGGCTGCGCACTGGATGTACAAGCAGCACCACGACGAGCCCGATCGGGCTCAGCAACAAGCGCATCAGTGGTTGCAATCGCTGCTCGACATTCAAAGCCAGACGGGGGATTCGCAAGAGTTTCTGGAGCACGTCAAGATCGACCTGTTCCCGGATGCGGTCTACGTGTTCACGCCCAAGGGCGAGATCCGAGCACTGCCGCGCGGTGCGACGGCGCTGGACTTCGCCTACGCGGTGCACAGTGACCTTGGCAACCAGTGCGTGGCCGTCAAGATCAACAACGAGCTGCTGCCGCTACGCACGGAGCTGAAGAACGGCGACATCGTCGAGGTGGTGACGGCGCCGTATTCGAAGCCGAACCCGGCATGGCTTACGTTTGTGCGGACGGGCAAGGCGCGCGCCGCGATCCGGCATTTCCTCAAGACGGCCAAGCTGGACGAGGCGATTCAACTGGGCGAGCGTTTGCTCGAACAGGCGCTGCGCCAGATCGGCATCGACATGAAGGCCGTATCCGCCCAGGTGTGGGAGCGCGTTGTGCAGTGGACGGGCAACAAGGCGCGCGAAGACGTGTTTGCGGATCTGGCACTCGGCCGCCGCGTGGCCGCGGTGGTCGCGCGCCGCCTGGAAATCCTCTTGCAGGAAGGCGGGCACGAGGGCGATGAAGCGTTGATGGCGGCCGTACACACCTTCGCGGGGGACGAGGCGCCTGCCGTCACCGTGAGTGGCGACGAAGGCATGGCGATGGTGTTCTCGCCCTGCTGCCGCCCGATTCCCGGCGACCCGATCGTCGGCTATATCGGCAAGGGCGAAGGCTTGCAGATCCACGTGCAGGAATGCCGCGTGGCCAAGCGCCTGCATGGCAAGGATCCGGAGCACTGGATCGATGTCATGTGGGCAGAGCACACGACGCGCGCGTTCGACGTGTCGATCAAGGTGCTGGTGCGCAATACGAAGGGCATCCTGGCGCGCGTCGCCGCCGACTTGACGTCGGCCGATGCCAACGTGGCACACGTATCGATGGAGCAGGAGGGCTATCAGGAAGCGACGTACATGACGTTCCTGATCCAGGTGCACGACCGCGTGCACTTGGCCGATGTGATGCGCGCGTTGCGACGGAACCCGGATGTGATTCGCATTGCGCGAGATCGCGGTGGAGATTGA
- the rpoZ gene encoding DNA-directed RNA polymerase subunit omega, producing the protein MARITVEDCLKQIPNRFELALAATYRARQLVQGHTPKVDAKDKPTVTALREIASGQVGIEMLKKVPS; encoded by the coding sequence ATGGCGCGTATTACCGTCGAAGATTGCTTGAAACAGATTCCGAATCGCTTCGAACTGGCATTGGCCGCAACGTACCGCGCCCGTCAGTTGGTGCAGGGCCACACGCCCAAGGTCGATGCCAAGGACAAGCCGACCGTGACCGCATTGCGTGAAATCGCATCGGGCCAGGTCGGTATCGAGATGCTCAAGAAGGTTCCGTCCTGA
- the gmk gene encoding guanylate kinase, whose protein sequence is MPSSQAHSAVDTPIENHFPGSLFMVVAPSGAGKSTLVNALLAHDSSIRLSVSATTRKPRPGEQHGREYNFMTVEEFKACRDRGEFLEWAEVHGNYYATSRVWIEEQMRAGTDVLLEIDWQGAQQVHRRFANAVEIFILPPSLTALEDRLKKRGQDEPNVIVRRLLAAGSEMAHAPEADYVIINEVFDTALAELRTVVQATRLRFGAQKARHGELFVELGIH, encoded by the coding sequence ATGCCATCCTCTCAAGCGCACTCTGCCGTCGATACGCCCATCGAGAATCACTTTCCGGGCAGCCTGTTCATGGTCGTCGCACCGTCGGGCGCCGGTAAGTCGACGCTGGTGAATGCGCTGCTGGCGCACGATTCGTCGATTCGCCTGTCGGTTTCGGCCACCACGCGCAAGCCGCGTCCGGGCGAGCAGCACGGCCGCGAGTACAACTTCATGACCGTCGAGGAGTTCAAGGCTTGCCGTGATCGCGGCGAGTTTCTCGAATGGGCAGAGGTGCACGGCAACTACTACGCCACTTCGCGCGTGTGGATCGAAGAACAGATGCGCGCCGGTACCGACGTGTTGCTCGAAATCGACTGGCAGGGCGCGCAGCAGGTGCATCGCCGTTTCGCCAATGCCGTAGAGATCTTCATTCTGCCGCCGTCGCTCACGGCGCTGGAGGATCGTCTGAAGAAGCGCGGCCAGGACGAGCCGAACGTGATCGTGCGCCGCCTGCTCGCAGCGGGCTCCGAGATGGCGCACGCGCCCGAGGCCGACTACGTGATCATTAACGAAGTGTTCGACACGGCATTGGCCGAGCTGCGCACCGTGGTGCAGGCCACGCGCCTGCGCTTCGGTGCCCAGAAGGCGCGCCACGGTGAGCTCTTTGTCGAACTGGGCATTCACTGA
- a CDS encoding YicC/YloC family endoribonuclease, with amino-acid sequence MIHSMTGYGVATRQAAFTDAHGAPSGSVATVSVEFRTVNSRFLDLLFRAPEECRAFEPALREMLMSALSRGKLECRINLQRQEAASDVAALNVELLQQLAKLEQAVTRYLPASGSLRMGEILRWPGVLAEPQLTQDTLRDAVIEAAKEALKQLLESRRREGDALKAVLLDRADAMLAIVDKLTPMVPELIQQHQDKLTERLREAFGLAAPDGTPALTRDELSERIRQEATVYGIRIDIAEELSRLQAHLRETRHILEKGGQIGKRLDFMMQELNREANTLGSKAAAKELADASMELKLLIEQMREQVQNLE; translated from the coding sequence ATGATCCACAGCATGACCGGCTACGGCGTCGCCACACGCCAGGCAGCCTTTACCGATGCCCATGGCGCCCCCAGCGGCAGCGTCGCCACCGTCTCGGTCGAATTCCGCACCGTCAACTCGCGCTTCCTCGATCTGCTCTTCCGCGCTCCGGAAGAGTGCCGCGCCTTCGAGCCGGCCCTGCGCGAAATGCTGATGAGCGCGCTTTCGCGCGGCAAGCTGGAATGCCGGATCAACCTGCAACGCCAGGAAGCCGCCAGCGATGTCGCGGCGCTCAATGTGGAACTGCTGCAACAACTGGCGAAGCTGGAGCAGGCGGTCACGCGCTACTTGCCGGCATCGGGTTCGCTGCGCATGGGCGAAATCCTGCGCTGGCCCGGCGTGCTGGCCGAGCCGCAACTGACACAAGACACGCTGCGCGACGCCGTGATCGAGGCTGCCAAAGAGGCGCTCAAGCAACTTCTGGAGTCGCGCCGTCGCGAAGGTGATGCCCTGAAGGCCGTGTTGCTGGACCGCGCTGACGCGATGCTGGCTATTGTCGACAAACTGACGCCGATGGTGCCGGAGCTGATCCAGCAGCATCAGGACAAGCTGACCGAACGCCTGCGCGAGGCCTTTGGCTTGGCTGCGCCCGACGGCACTCCGGCACTGACGCGCGACGAGCTGTCGGAGCGCATCCGCCAGGAAGCCACCGTCTACGGCATCCGCATCGACATCGCCGAAGAGCTCTCGCGCCTCCAGGCGCATCTGCGCGAAACGCGCCACATCCTGGAGAAGGGCGGCCAGATCGGCAAACGCCTGGACTTCATGATGCAGGAGCTGAACCGCGAGGCGAATACGCTCGGCTCGAAGGCCGCCGCGAAGGAGCTGGCCGATGCATCGATGGAACTCAAGCTGCTCATCGAGCAGATGCGCGAGCAGGTACAGAATCTCGAATAA
- a CDS encoding serine/threonine-protein kinase codes for MTESKGSGQPRSAPLPVGTLLSNYRIVKKLASGGFSFVYLATDEHGTPVAVKEYLPSSLARRAPGELIPVVPEESASAFRLGLKYFFEEGRSLAKISHPAIVRVLNFFRENGTVYMVMTYEQGKTLQEHILTARQQGKLKMLRERFIRQVFHDLMSGLREVHIHKLLHLDIKPGNIYLREDFSPILLDFGAARQTLTAEASRFQPMYTPGFAAPELYRKHNELGPWTDIYSIGATIYACMAGTPPQEATQREKDDKLEEGLERLRKVYTASLIDLVGWCLKMKPEERPQSVFRLQKVLREESNALTELQALTAVTQGGPVSEEKEALTTRFMSRLLRRRDS; via the coding sequence ATGACAGAGTCAAAAGGCTCAGGACAGCCACGCAGTGCCCCGTTGCCGGTGGGCACCTTGCTGTCCAATTATCGTATTGTAAAGAAGTTGGCCAGCGGGGGGTTCAGCTTCGTCTATCTTGCGACCGACGAACATGGGACGCCGGTGGCCGTGAAGGAATATCTGCCGTCTTCGCTGGCCCGTCGCGCGCCCGGCGAATTGATTCCCGTCGTGCCTGAAGAAAGCGCGAGTGCGTTCCGCCTCGGGCTCAAATATTTCTTTGAAGAAGGCCGGTCGCTGGCCAAGATTTCCCACCCTGCCATCGTACGCGTGCTCAATTTCTTCCGGGAAAACGGCACCGTCTACATGGTGATGACGTACGAGCAGGGTAAAACGCTGCAAGAACACATCCTCACAGCGCGCCAGCAAGGCAAGCTGAAGATGCTGCGCGAGCGCTTCATCCGCCAGGTGTTCCATGACCTGATGAGCGGGCTGCGCGAGGTCCACATCCACAAGCTGCTGCATCTCGACATCAAGCCCGGCAACATTTACCTGCGCGAAGATTTCTCGCCGATCCTGCTCGACTTCGGTGCCGCACGGCAGACGCTCACGGCCGAGGCCTCGCGCTTCCAGCCGATGTACACGCCGGGCTTTGCCGCGCCGGAGCTGTACCGCAAGCACAACGAGCTGGGACCGTGGACGGACATCTACAGCATCGGCGCCACGATCTATGCCTGCATGGCCGGCACGCCGCCCCAGGAAGCCACGCAGCGCGAGAAAGACGACAAGCTGGAAGAAGGCCTGGAGCGCCTGCGCAAGGTCTATACGGCCAGCCTCATCGATCTGGTCGGCTGGTGTCTGAAGATGAAGCCCGAAGAGCGCCCCCAGAGCGTGTTCCGTCTGCAAAAGGTGCTGCGCGAAGAAAGCAACGCGCTGACCGAATTGCAGGCACTGACGGCGGTCACCCAGGGTGGGCCGGTGTCAGAGGAAAAAGAGGCGTTGACGACGCGTTTCATGAGCCGTCTGTTGCGCCGCCGGGACAGTTGA
- a CDS encoding PP2C family protein-serine/threonine phosphatase, giving the protein MRFSVYQESKKGARRVNQDRMGYCFTRDAMLMVLCDGLGGHSLGEVAAQQALQTMARQFQRHARPSIRNPRDFLHESIMLAHRDIHRYAETNGLPDAPRTTIVCALAQRGSLHWAHAGDSRMYLMRKGELVTRTRDHSKIENLLQQDRVLPMQVAHHPERNKIYNCLGSPNLPLIDIGGPVNLEPGDVAMLCSDGLWGSVQEDELIDTCTSFSVTQAIPELIARALRNAGDTADNTTAIAMMWELDAVTTTQDSVQTDTLPLNAFTTSILDAPQSESGLMSEEEIERSIAEIRAAIDKTSNLTR; this is encoded by the coding sequence ATGCGATTCTCGGTTTATCAAGAAAGCAAAAAAGGCGCGCGACGCGTCAACCAGGACCGCATGGGCTACTGCTTCACGCGTGACGCCATGCTGATGGTGCTGTGCGACGGCCTGGGCGGGCATTCCCTGGGCGAAGTTGCGGCCCAGCAGGCGCTGCAGACCATGGCGCGCCAGTTCCAGCGCCACGCGCGTCCGTCGATTCGCAATCCGCGTGATTTCCTGCACGAGAGCATCATGCTCGCGCACCGCGACATCCATCGCTATGCCGAGACGAACGGCCTGCCCGATGCGCCCCGCACGACCATCGTCTGCGCGCTGGCCCAGCGGGGCTCGCTGCACTGGGCGCACGCCGGGGATTCGCGCATGTACCTGATGCGCAAGGGCGAACTGGTGACGCGCACGCGCGATCACTCCAAGATCGAGAACCTGCTGCAGCAAGACCGTGTGCTGCCGATGCAGGTCGCGCACCACCCCGAGCGCAACAAGATCTACAACTGCCTCGGCTCGCCCAATCTGCCGTTGATCGACATCGGCGGGCCCGTCAATCTGGAGCCGGGTGACGTTGCCATGCTGTGCTCCGACGGGCTGTGGGGCAGCGTGCAGGAAGACGAACTCATCGATACCTGCACCAGCTTCTCAGTCACGCAAGCGATTCCCGAACTGATTGCCCGCGCGCTGCGCAATGCCGGTGACACCGCCGATAACACCACCGCCATCGCCATGATGTGGGAGCTGGACGCGGTGACCACCACGCAGGATTCGGTGCAGACCGATACCCTTCCCCTGAACGCGTTCACCACGTCCATCCTGGACGCGCCGCAAAGCGAATCGGGGCTGATGTCGGAAGAGGAAATCGAGCGCTCCATCGCTGAAATCCGTGCCGCCATCGACAAGACCAGCAATCTGACGCGCTAA